From the genome of Pelobacter propionicus DSM 2379, one region includes:
- a CDS encoding recombinase family protein, with protein MQGQRIGYVRVSSFDQNPDRQLEQIEVGKVFTDKASGKDTQRPELERLLAFVREGDTVVVHSMDRLARNLDDLRRIVQGLTQRGVRMEFVKEGLTFTGEDSPMANLMLSVMGAFAEFERALIRERQREGIVLAKQRGAYRGRKKSLNSEQIAELKRRVAAGDQKTLVARDFGISRETLYQYLRED; from the coding sequence TTGCAAGGTCAACGTATCGGCTACGTTCGCGTCAGCAGCTTCGACCAGAATCCTGATCGACAACTGGAACAAATAGAAGTCGGCAAGGTATTCACCGATAAGGCTTCAGGCAAGGACACACAACGTCCCGAACTTGAAAGGCTGCTGGCCTTCGTCCGCGAGGGCGACACCGTGGTGGTGCATAGCATGGACAGGTTGGCACGCAACCTTGATGACCTGCGCCGCATCGTCCAAGGGCTGACACAACGGGGCGTGCGCATGGAGTTCGTCAAAGAAGGGCTAACGTTCACCGGCGAGGACTCACCGATGGCCAATCTGATGCTGTCGGTCATGGGAGCCTTTGCTGAGTTCGAGCGCGCTCTGATCCGCGAACGTCAGCGCGAGGGAATCGTGCTGGCTAAGCAGCGCGGGGCCTACCGGGGACGAAAGAAATCGCTGAACAGCGAACAAATTGCCGAGTTGAAACGGCGAGTTGCGGCAGGCGACCAGAAAACCTTGGTGGCCCGTGACTTCGGCATCAGCCGTGAAACCTTGTACCAGTACCTGCGGGAAGACTGA
- a CDS encoding PAS domain S-box protein translates to MLVGCLWIYTSDTILDWLVHDQQILVKIAIYKGSFYVIFTSLLLYFLINRYSRSLADSEQALKDQVKSLLESKTNLKQAEAALLNIRRLHEATERIGKVGGWEFDTETLEQTWTDEVYRIHEVELSYKPTIDDWINFYTPESRSAIEHAVQHAIEHGEPFDVELEIITAKRNTKTVHAIGRADREKHKVSGFIQDITDRKIAEESLKLTRFSIDHSSDGLFWMTPDARIIDVNEAACCSLGYSREELLQLSIPDIDPFYDADVWRQFFAELQQKGTLTFETEHLTKDSKRFPVEIVSNLIQFGSKKLICAFVRNITDRKMAEQALQYERDLSMDIINAQPAGIYRIRVFAPETWKNDAWRGSKNSPHVVELASETFFKILGTTKEAFENNPGVIIDLIYPDDREGFAKKNEEAAVLLEEFNWEGRLLIDGAIRWVRFQSLPRPLENGDVLWTGALLDITDRKKAEDRIHESENRLRYALEGSNDGLWDVQLKTGNTYLSPRGCAILGYRENELEDIIKVWSDMVHPDDLQITKEQLQAHMDGNAEIFAVEQRLRTKSGDWKWIHTRGKIVEKDLNGVPIRITGTHTDIHDKKLLESQLFQAQKMESIGSLAGGVAHDFNNKLSVILGCTYLAQSEEDSNKRQHFLEEIQKAAEQSADLTRQLLAFARKQTISPKLLDLNDTISGMIKMLQRLIGENIHLAWLPAPSLWQIMADPSQIDQILANLCVNAKDAIRNVGRITIETRNKIIDNDYCVNNPEAIPGEYVHLSVSDNGSGMDKETISQVFEPFFTTKGLGEGTGLGLATVYGIVKQNNGFINIYSEPGQGTTFTIHLPRYVGKSVQNKKEGMAIHAPVGSETILLVEDELAILNMVSMILSKQGYTVLSANTPAEAISMAKESSSEINLLITDVIMPETNGKELSNKLQSLYPQLKCLYMSGYTADAITQHGVLDEGVNFIQKPFSLPALATKVREVLDKKS, encoded by the coding sequence TTGCTGGTAGGCTGTCTCTGGATATATACCTCTGATACGATTCTCGATTGGTTGGTTCATGACCAGCAAATCTTGGTTAAAATCGCCATCTACAAGGGGAGCTTTTACGTCATCTTTACCTCTCTGCTTCTGTATTTCCTCATCAATCGATACAGCAGGAGCCTTGCTGACTCAGAGCAGGCCCTGAAGGATCAAGTAAAGTCATTACTTGAAAGTAAAACCAACCTCAAACAAGCTGAGGCTGCTCTGTTAAATATCCGCAGATTGCATGAAGCAACCGAGAGAATCGGAAAAGTTGGCGGTTGGGAGTTTGATACTGAAACATTGGAACAGACCTGGACAGATGAGGTCTATCGTATACATGAAGTCGAATTGTCATACAAACCAACGATTGACGATTGGATCAATTTCTATACCCCGGAATCCCGTTCAGCTATTGAACATGCGGTACAACATGCCATCGAACATGGCGAACCGTTTGATGTCGAGTTGGAAATAATCACAGCCAAAAGAAATACCAAAACAGTTCATGCTATCGGCAGAGCTGATAGAGAAAAGCACAAAGTATCCGGTTTTATTCAGGACATCACTGACCGAAAGATTGCCGAAGAATCACTGAAATTGACCCGATTCTCAATAGACCACTCCTCAGATGGACTTTTCTGGATGACTCCTGATGCTCGTATTATCGATGTCAATGAAGCAGCATGCTGTTCTCTTGGATATTCTAGAGAAGAATTGTTGCAATTATCCATTCCTGATATTGATCCATTTTACGATGCCGACGTTTGGCGGCAATTTTTTGCTGAACTTCAACAAAAAGGCACACTTACATTTGAAACTGAGCACCTAACGAAAGACAGTAAGCGGTTCCCCGTAGAAATAGTTTCGAACCTAATCCAATTCGGTTCTAAAAAACTCATATGCGCCTTCGTTCGCAACATAACCGACCGCAAGATGGCGGAACAAGCCCTCCAATATGAGCGGGACCTCTCCATGGATATTATCAACGCCCAACCCGCTGGCATTTACAGAATCCGTGTATTTGCCCCGGAGACCTGGAAAAATGATGCGTGGCGAGGTTCCAAGAACTCTCCTCATGTCGTCGAATTGGCATCCGAGACTTTTTTCAAAATTCTTGGCACCACAAAGGAAGCCTTTGAGAACAACCCAGGTGTGATTATAGATTTAATCTATCCCGATGACAGGGAAGGGTTTGCCAAGAAAAATGAGGAGGCTGCTGTACTTCTTGAGGAGTTCAATTGGGAAGGTCGCCTCCTCATTGACGGCGCGATCAGGTGGGTCCGTTTCCAATCGTTGCCCCGACCTCTCGAAAATGGAGATGTCCTTTGGACTGGTGCTCTCTTAGACATCACCGACCGCAAGAAGGCCGAAGACCGGATACATGAAAGCGAGAATCGGCTGAGATACGCTTTGGAGGGAAGTAATGATGGACTATGGGATGTGCAGCTAAAAACGGGGAACACATATCTGAGTCCACGGGGTTGCGCAATTCTGGGTTATCGAGAGAATGAGCTTGAAGATATTATAAAGGTCTGGTCTGACATGGTTCATCCCGATGATCTGCAAATAACAAAGGAGCAGCTTCAGGCACATATGGACGGTAATGCCGAAATATTCGCGGTTGAGCAGCGGTTAAGGACAAAGTCAGGCGACTGGAAATGGATACACACTCGGGGAAAAATAGTCGAGAAAGACCTGAACGGTGTGCCAATACGCATTACCGGAACACATACAGATATCCATGATAAAAAACTGCTCGAATCCCAACTCTTCCAGGCTCAGAAAATGGAATCAATAGGAAGTCTTGCTGGTGGAGTGGCTCACGATTTCAATAATAAGTTGAGTGTCATCCTTGGATGCACATATTTGGCACAATCTGAAGAAGATTCCAATAAGCGACAGCATTTCTTGGAGGAAATTCAAAAGGCCGCTGAACAGTCCGCCGACCTTACCCGACAACTATTGGCTTTTGCCAGGAAACAAACGATTTCGCCCAAGCTGTTGGACTTGAACGATACAATTTCAGGCATGATAAAAATGCTCCAACGACTCATTGGAGAGAATATACATCTCGCATGGCTTCCGGCGCCAAGTCTGTGGCAAATAATGGCAGATCCAAGCCAGATCGATCAGATTCTTGCAAATCTCTGTGTCAACGCTAAGGATGCCATCAGGAACGTAGGACGGATCACCATCGAAACTCGAAACAAAATCATCGATAATGATTACTGTGTTAATAACCCGGAAGCGATTCCCGGTGAGTATGTACACTTGAGTGTCAGTGACAACGGCAGCGGCATGGATAAGGAAACTATATCCCAAGTCTTTGAGCCATTCTTCACAACCAAGGGTCTCGGAGAGGGGACTGGCCTTGGCCTTGCAACAGTTTATGGAATTGTTAAACAGAACAACGGATTCATCAATATTTATAGTGAACCAGGACAGGGCACAACGTTCACAATCCATCTCCCCAGGTATGTCGGCAAATCAGTTCAAAATAAAAAAGAAGGCATGGCGATACATGCTCCAGTAGGCTCGGAGACAATTTTACTGGTGGAAGACGAATTGGCAATTTTGAATATGGTTTCAATGATACTGAGCAAGCAGGGCTACACAGTATTATCTGCAAACACTCCAGCCGAAGCTATAAGCATGGCTAAAGAAAGCTCCAGCGAGATCAATTTGCTCATCACTGACGTTATCATGCCAGAAACGAATGGTAAGGAGTTGTCCAATAAGCTGCAGTCCCTATATCCTCAGCTCAAGTGTCTCTATATGTCCGGATACACTGCCGATGCTATTACACAGCACGGTGTGCTTGATGAGGGAGTAAATTTCATTCAGAAGCCGTTTTCGTTGCCTGCTTTGGCAACCAAGGTGAGGGAAGTGCTGGATAAAAAGTCATGA
- a CDS encoding ParB/Srx family N-terminal domain-containing protein yields the protein MNRKLRTEKFTPCPVDDGDELYPNGIFVFNITKMAQFIADNGISCEEVLVSDFSRGSSKWKEDYVESVNITNPVIVAEIAPGRYNVIDGNHRMEKARRLGLEKLMAYRLGPELHMQFLTTEQGYLAYVDYWNSKLKAAKRL from the coding sequence TTGAATCGGAAACTCCGAACTGAGAAATTCACGCCATGCCCTGTTGACGACGGTGACGAATTGTACCCGAACGGCATCTTCGTCTTCAATATCACCAAAATGGCGCAGTTTATCGCAGACAACGGCATCTCATGCGAAGAAGTGCTGGTCAGTGATTTCAGCAGAGGGTCCTCTAAGTGGAAAGAAGACTACGTAGAATCGGTAAATATTACCAATCCGGTAATAGTGGCTGAAATTGCTCCGGGCCGCTACAACGTTATTGACGGTAATCACAGGATGGAGAAGGCCCGGAGACTCGGACTAGAAAAACTAATGGCCTACCGGTTGGGACCGGAACTGCACATGCAGTTCCTGACCACTGAACAAGGCTATCTGGCATACGTTGATTACTGGAACAGTAAGCTGAAGGCGGCCAAACGATTGTGA
- a CDS encoding PocR ligand-binding domain-containing protein, protein MDFEQVRNLLKSHYDLMGLTFAILDTDENFLIAVGRQDICVQFHRVKLNRDNRGYL, encoded by the coding sequence ATTGATTTTGAGCAGGTGCGAAATCTGTTGAAATCGCACTATGATCTTATGGGGTTGACCTTTGCCATTCTTGATACCGACGAGAACTTCCTGATTGCGGTGGGAAGGCAGGATATCTGCGTACAATTCCATCGGGTCAAGTTAAACAGAGACAACAGAGGTTATCTATGA
- a CDS encoding HU family DNA-binding protein, which produces MTKAEFVAAIAAELDVPKNVAAETVEAFLKVTTDLLKAGDKITFPGFGTFGVSERAARTGRNPQTGAEIQIAASKSGKFTAGKNLKNL; this is translated from the coding sequence ATGACGAAAGCAGAATTCGTAGCAGCAATAGCAGCTGAGCTTGATGTGCCTAAAAATGTTGCGGCAGAGACCGTTGAGGCGTTCCTGAAGGTCACTACTGACCTACTGAAGGCCGGTGATAAGATTACTTTTCCGGGCTTCGGCACATTCGGTGTTTCAGAGCGTGCAGCTCGCACTGGTCGCAATCCGCAGACAGGCGCAGAGATTCAGATTGCAGCATCCAAGTCAGGTAAGTTCACGGCCGGTAAGAATCTCAAGAACCTGTAA
- the dinB gene encoding DNA polymerase IV, whose translation MEEQRIVIHNDMNAFFASVEQQANPELRGKPIAVVGGGGRTVITTSSYEARAFGVKTGMAKWEALRVCPQLIIVVGDNKKYTYTSARIMEMMKEYTPLVEVFSIDEAWMDITHSLSIFGTPERIAYLLKARIKESFGITCSIGIAPNKLLAKLASDLHKPDGLTVIKPEEVSRVLERMPIKELCGIGKKTEYQLKVMNINTCGELGRCDESRLTRKFGIIGSRLKQMGQGIDDSPVTPNEEDDEVKSVGHSMTLRRDVERREDILKYLLQLSEMVGRRARRYGVSGKTVTLHVRFADFYSSFGKQNTLKSYINLSDDIFKAAVAILDTTELPQPVRQLGVKLSNLKYQAEQLSLFRDVQKKSDAIKAMDAVNDRYGEFKVTFGSLLQSEDKGSHVISPAWRPEGIRNVDVQ comes from the coding sequence ATGGAAGAACAGCGCATTGTGATCCACAACGATATGAATGCGTTTTTTGCTTCGGTCGAGCAACAGGCGAACCCGGAACTGCGGGGGAAACCAATAGCCGTGGTCGGAGGAGGTGGCAGGACAGTCATCACGACCAGCTCCTATGAAGCACGAGCTTTTGGCGTCAAGACCGGCATGGCTAAATGGGAGGCACTGAGAGTTTGCCCCCAACTCATCATCGTCGTGGGGGACAATAAGAAATACACCTACACATCAGCACGCATCATGGAAATGATGAAGGAATACACCCCACTGGTGGAAGTCTTCTCAATTGATGAAGCATGGATGGACATTACCCACTCCCTGTCCATCTTCGGCACCCCGGAACGCATTGCATATTTGTTGAAGGCCCGCATCAAAGAATCTTTCGGTATCACCTGCTCCATCGGGATCGCCCCCAATAAGCTGCTGGCGAAACTCGCATCTGACCTTCATAAACCGGATGGATTAACCGTAATCAAACCTGAAGAGGTGTCGCGAGTCCTTGAACGCATGCCGATTAAGGAGCTGTGCGGCATAGGCAAGAAGACGGAATATCAGTTAAAAGTCATGAATATCAACACCTGTGGCGAGTTGGGACGCTGTGACGAATCACGATTGACCCGTAAGTTTGGCATAATCGGTTCAAGGTTGAAGCAGATGGGCCAGGGTATTGACGATAGCCCGGTTACCCCAAACGAAGAAGATGATGAGGTCAAGAGTGTTGGCCATAGCATGACCTTGAGGAGGGATGTAGAGCGGAGGGAGGATATTCTCAAGTACCTGTTGCAGCTATCGGAGATGGTTGGCAGGAGAGCCAGGAGATATGGTGTGTCGGGGAAGACAGTGACTCTGCACGTGCGATTCGCGGATTTCTACAGCTCGTTCGGCAAACAAAACACCCTGAAATCCTATATCAATCTAAGTGACGACATTTTCAAAGCGGCGGTCGCTATCCTGGATACGACAGAACTCCCCCAGCCGGTTCGTCAGCTGGGGGTCAAATTGTCCAATTTGAAATACCAGGCCGAGCAGTTGTCGTTATTCCGGGATGTGCAGAAGAAGAGTGACGCTATCAAAGCGATGGATGCCGTAAATGATCGTTACGGTGAGTTTAAGGTGACTTTCGGTTCGTTGCTACAGTCGGAAGACAAGGGGAGTCATGTAATTTCACCGGCATGGCGACCGGAGGGGATACGAAACGTGGACGTACAATAG
- a CDS encoding helix-turn-helix domain-containing protein: protein MRTANELLGLRIRELRKRAGMTQEQLAELLGIDQKHMSRIELGKSYPSLDRLLKIAVVVNAPLPNLFEFGHMNTAADLQQQVVNIVMQLGPKDLKRIYRILEALREG from the coding sequence ATGCGAACTGCGAATGAACTGCTTGGCCTACGAATCCGGGAGCTTCGGAAAAGGGCTGGAATGACCCAAGAACAACTGGCTGAGCTGCTCGGTATAGATCAGAAACACATGAGCAGAATCGAACTCGGTAAAAGTTATCCAAGTCTGGACAGGCTTTTAAAAATTGCGGTGGTGGTGAATGCTCCACTGCCGAATCTTTTTGAATTTGGCCACATGAATACTGCTGCCGATCTGCAACAACAAGTTGTGAATATAGTGATGCAGTTGGGGCCGAAAGACTTGAAGAGAATTTACCGGATACTTGAGGCATTGCGGGAGGGTTAG
- a CDS encoding Tn3 family transposase yields the protein MPRRSILSATERESLLTLPDAKDELIRHYTFNETDLSVIRQRRGAANRLGFAVQLCYLRFPGIFLGVDDPPFPPLLRMVAAQLKVPVESWNHYGQREQTRREHLVELQTVFGFKPFTMSHYRQAVHTLTELALQTDKGIVLASTLVENLRRQSIILPAMNAIERASAEAITRANRSIHAALADSLIPVHRQRLDELLKRKDGSKMTWLAWLRQSPAKPNSRHMLEHIERLKAWQALDLPAGIERQVHQNRLLKIAREGGQMTPADLAKFESQRRYATLVALAIEGMATVTDEIIDLHDRIIGKLFNAAKNKHQQQFQASGKAINDKVRMYGRIGQALIEAKQSGGDPFAAIEAVMPWDTFAASVTEAQTLARPADFDFLHHIGESYATLRRYAPQFLDVLKLRAAPTAKGVLDAIDVLRGMNSDSARKVPADAPTAFIKPRWAKLVLTDEGIDRRYYELCALSELKNALRSGDVWVQGSRQFKDFDEYLVPIEKFATLKLASELPLAVATDCDQYLHDRLELLEAQLATVNRMAATNDLPDAIITTASGLKITPLDAAVPDAAQALIDQSAMLLPHLKITELLMEVDEWTGFTRHFTHLKTGDTAKDKTLLMTTILADGINLGLTKMAESCPGTTYAKLSWLQAWHVRDETYSTALAELVNAQFRQPFAGNWGDGTTSSSDGQNFRTGSKAESTGHINPKYGSSPGRTFYTHISDQYAPFSAKVVNVGLRDSTYVLDGLLYHESDLRIEEHYTDTAGFTDHVFGLMHFLGFRFAPRIRDLGDTKLFIPKGDTAYDALKPMISSDRLNIKAIRAHWDEILRLATSIKQGTVTASLMLRKLGSYPRQNGLAVALRELGRIERTLFILDWLQSVELRRRVHAGLNKGEARNALARAVFFYRLGEIRDRSFEQQRYRASGLNLVTAAIVLWNTVYLERATSALRAHGKALDDTLLQYLSPLGWEHINLTGDYLWRSSAKVGAGKFRPLRPLPPA from the coding sequence ATGCCACGCCGCTCAATCCTGTCCGCCACCGAGCGCGAAAGTCTGCTGACACTGCCAGATGCCAAAGACGAACTGATACGGCACTACACGTTCAACGAAACCGACCTGTCGGTGATCCGTCAGCGTCGCGGCGCCGCGAATCGATTGGGCTTCGCCGTGCAGCTTTGCTACTTGCGATTCCCTGGCATCTTCTTGGGCGTCGATGATCCTCCATTTCCGCCCCTGCTGCGCATGGTGGCCGCACAACTCAAGGTGCCGGTGGAAAGCTGGAACCATTACGGCCAGCGCGAGCAGACACGGCGGGAGCACTTGGTCGAGCTGCAAACGGTGTTTGGATTCAAGCCCTTCACCATGAGTCATTACCGGCAAGCCGTGCATACATTGACCGAACTGGCCTTGCAAACAGACAAAGGCATTGTGCTGGCCAGCACCCTTGTTGAAAACCTGCGGCGGCAGAGCATCATCCTACCCGCCATGAATGCCATCGAGCGCGCAAGCGCCGAGGCCATTACCCGTGCCAACCGAAGCATCCATGCGGCATTGGCCGATTCCTTGATACCTGTCCATCGCCAGCGCCTGGACGAACTGCTCAAGCGCAAGGATGGTAGCAAAATGACGTGGCTAGCGTGGCTGCGCCAATCGCCCGCCAAGCCGAACTCGCGCCACATGCTTGAACACATCGAACGCCTCAAAGCCTGGCAGGCGCTTGACCTACCTGCTGGCATCGAACGGCAGGTACACCAAAACCGCTTGCTCAAGATCGCCCGCGAAGGCGGCCAGATGACGCCCGCCGACCTGGCCAAGTTCGAGTCGCAGCGGCGTTACGCCACCTTGGTAGCACTGGCCATCGAGGGCATGGCCACCGTCACTGATGAAATCATCGACCTTCACGACCGTATCATCGGCAAGCTGTTCAATGCGGCCAAGAACAAGCATCAACAGCAGTTCCAGGCTTCCGGCAAGGCGATCAACGACAAGGTGCGGATGTATGGGCGCATCGGTCAGGCGCTGATTGAAGCCAAACAAAGCGGCGGCGATCCGTTCGCCGCCATCGAAGCGGTCATGCCGTGGGACACCTTCGCCGCCAGCGTCACCGAGGCGCAAACGCTGGCGCGGCCTGCCGATTTTGATTTCCTGCACCATATCGGCGAGAGTTACGCCACGCTGCGCCGCTATGCGCCGCAGTTCCTGGACGTGCTCAAACTGCGCGCCGCGCCCACCGCCAAGGGTGTGCTCGATGCCATCGACGTGCTGCGCGGCATGAACAGCGACAGCGCGCGCAAGGTGCCCGCCGATGCGCCAACCGCATTCATCAAGCCGCGCTGGGCAAAGCTGGTTCTGACCGACGAGGGTATTGACCGGCGTTACTACGAGTTATGCGCCCTGTCGGAGCTGAAGAACGCACTGCGCTCTGGTGATGTTTGGGTGCAGGGTTCGCGCCAGTTCAAGGACTTCGACGAATACCTGGTGCCGATCGAGAAGTTCGCCACCCTGAAGCTGGCCAGCGAATTGCCACTGGCCGTGGCCACCGACTGCGACCAATATCTGCATGACCGACTGGAATTATTGGAGGCGCAACTCGCCACAGTCAACCGCATGGCGGCGACCAACGACTTACCGGACGCCATCATCACCACTGCATCGGGCCTGAAGATCACGCCGCTGGACGCAGCGGTGCCAGACGCCGCGCAAGCCTTGATTGACCAGTCGGCGATGTTGCTGCCGCACCTCAAGATCACCGAGTTGCTGATGGAGGTCGATGAATGGACGGGCTTCACGCGCCACTTCACACACCTGAAGACCGGCGACACGGCCAAGGACAAAACCTTGCTGATGACGACGATTCTGGCTGATGGTATCAATCTTGGGCTCACCAAGATGGCCGAGTCCTGCCCTGGCACCACCTACGCCAAGCTGTCTTGGCTGCAAGCCTGGCACGTTCGCGACGAAACCTATTCGACGGCGCTGGCCGAGCTGGTGAACGCACAGTTTCGACAACCCTTCGCCGGAAACTGGGGCGACGGCACCACGTCATCGTCGGACGGCCAGAACTTCCGAACCGGCAGCAAGGCAGAGAGCACCGGGCATATCAATCCGAAGTATGGAAGTAGCCCTGGGCGGACGTTCTATACCCATATCTCCGACCAATACGCGCCCTTCAGCGCCAAGGTGGTCAACGTCGGCTTGCGCGACTCGACCTATGTGCTCGATGGCCTGCTGTACCACGAGTCTGACTTGCGTATCGAGGAACACTACACCGACACGGCGGGCTTCACCGATCATGTGTTCGGCCTGATGCACTTTCTGGGATTCCGGTTCGCGCCGCGCATCCGCGACCTGGGCGACACCAAGCTGTTCATTCCCAAGGGCGATACTGCCTACGATGCACTCAAGCCGATGATTAGCAGCGACAGGCTGAACATCAAGGCTATTCGCGCTCATTGGGATGAAATCCTACGGCTGGCCACTTCGATCAAGCAGGGCACGGTGACGGCCTCGCTGATGCTGCGCAAGCTCGGCAGCTATCCGCGCCAAAACGGCTTGGCCGTCGCCCTGCGCGAGCTGGGGCGCATCGAGCGCACGCTGTTCATTCTGGATTGGCTGCAAAGCGTGGAGCTGCGCCGCCGCGTCCATGCGGGGCTGAATAAGGGCGAGGCGCGCAACGCGCTGGCCAGGGCGGTCTTCTTCTACCGATTGGGTGAAATCCGCGACCGCAGTTTTGAGCAGCAGCGCTACCGGGCCAGCGGCCTCAATCTGGTGACGGCGGCCATCGTGTTGTGGAACACGGTCTATCTGGAGCGTGCCACCAGTGCTTTGCGTGCCCACGGCAAGGCGCTGGACGACACGTTGCTGCAATATCTGTCCCCGCTGGGGTGGGAGCATATCAACCTGACCGGCGATTACCTATGGCGCAGCAGTGCCAAGGTCGGTGCGGGGAAGTTCAGGCCATTGCGACCGCTGCCACCGGCTTAG
- a CDS encoding arylamine N-acetyltransferase family protein: MNIESFLIRIGVQSLPESPLNRLQALHRAMTQTVPFENLAVLEGQKISLDPETLFTKIVERGRGGYCFELNTMLAEVLDFMGYKVERLLGRVWANGAASPPLTHMTLKVTVENQSYLCDVGFGGGTLREPLPWNTGAIVNQSSDSFRLDKTDNAETMLSRLTGDSWKNLYSLLPCVVRVQDYIPANHYTSTHPDSYFTQGPVAALTTEDGRITLRGRIFRSVGANREEERELATFDELIQVLSRDFGLDNLDVKNLKSRLSGLFLQAG; encoded by the coding sequence ATGAATATTGAGTCATTCCTCATACGCATCGGCGTTCAATCACTTCCGGAGTCTCCACTGAACCGCCTTCAGGCACTTCACAGGGCTATGACCCAAACCGTGCCCTTTGAAAACCTTGCGGTTCTTGAGGGGCAAAAAATCAGCCTGGACCCAGAAACCTTATTTACAAAAATAGTTGAACGAGGCCGGGGTGGATACTGTTTTGAGTTGAATACCATGCTGGCTGAAGTTCTTGATTTTATGGGCTACAAGGTGGAGCGTCTTTTAGGAAGAGTCTGGGCGAACGGTGCAGCGTCACCCCCACTTACCCATATGACATTAAAGGTGACGGTGGAAAATCAATCTTACCTTTGCGATGTTGGATTCGGTGGTGGCACACTTAGAGAGCCATTGCCTTGGAATACCGGAGCAATAGTGAATCAGTCGTCAGACAGTTTCCGCCTTGATAAGACTGATAACGCAGAAACCATGCTTTCGCGTCTGACAGGCGATTCATGGAAGAACCTATACAGTCTTCTCCCATGTGTGGTTCGCGTCCAGGATTATATTCCTGCCAATCATTACACCTCCACTCATCCCGATTCGTATTTTACCCAGGGACCTGTTGCCGCCCTGACAACCGAAGACGGACGTATTACGCTCCGTGGCCGCATTTTTCGAAGTGTAGGAGCAAATCGAGAGGAGGAACGGGAATTGGCGACCTTCGATGAACTTATTCAGGTATTATCCCGAGATTTTGGTTTGGACAATCTGGATGTTAAGAACCTGAAGAGTCGCCTTTCAGGGCTCTTCCTCCAAGCAGGGTAG